In Ectothiorhodospiraceae bacterium 2226, a single window of DNA contains:
- a CDS encoding VacJ family lipoprotein translates to MAFAHRGLLGLIVLLLASGCASTPPAAERDPRDPFERYNRAVFQFNDTLDSTVVQPLAEQYVRVVPSPARSAVSNFFGNLGDVVIFANNVLQLKGEQATNDFVRIMVNSTFGLFGLIDIASEMGIEKNNEDFGQTLGYWGVPPGPYLMLPVLGPSTVRDGIGVGVDAWTLDPVYYADPRVVRYSAAGIRGVDTRAELLGASRILEEMALDRYAFLRDAYLQRRLSLVYDGEPPEEAFEWDDAPWPDDPAGWPGDEPNGWPDDPAWPPAEPDGAPDAAPLPAL, encoded by the coding sequence ATGGCTTTTGCCCACCGCGGGCTGCTCGGCCTGATCGTACTGCTGCTCGCAAGCGGCTGCGCCAGCACGCCGCCGGCCGCCGAACGCGACCCGCGCGACCCGTTCGAGCGCTACAACCGCGCCGTGTTCCAGTTCAACGATACGCTGGACAGTACAGTGGTGCAGCCGCTGGCCGAGCAATACGTGCGCGTGGTGCCCTCGCCCGCACGCAGCGCGGTATCCAACTTCTTCGGCAACTTGGGCGATGTGGTGATCTTCGCCAACAACGTGCTGCAACTGAAGGGCGAGCAGGCCACCAACGATTTCGTGCGCATCATGGTCAACTCGACCTTCGGCCTGTTCGGCTTGATCGACATCGCGAGCGAGATGGGCATCGAGAAGAACAACGAGGACTTCGGCCAGACCCTGGGCTACTGGGGGGTGCCGCCCGGCCCCTATTTGATGCTGCCGGTGCTCGGCCCGAGCACGGTGCGCGACGGCATCGGTGTGGGCGTGGATGCCTGGACGCTCGATCCGGTGTATTACGCCGACCCACGCGTGGTGCGCTACTCGGCGGCCGGCATCCGCGGGGTGGACACCCGCGCCGAGCTGCTCGGCGCCTCGCGCATCCTGGAGGAGATGGCGCTGGACCGCTACGCCTTCCTGCGCGATGCCTACCTGCAGCGGCGCCTGAGCCTGGTGTACGACGGGGAGCCGCCCGAGGAGGCATTCGAGTGGGACGATGCCCCCTGGCCCGACGACCCGGCCGGCTGGCCCGGGGACGAGCCGAACGGCTGGCCGGATGACCCGGCCTGGCCCCCGGCCGAGCCGGACGGCGCGCCCGACGCCGCGCCCCTGCCCGCACTCTGA
- a CDS encoding calcium/sodium antiporter: MLAYIAAIGVGFALLLWGADRFVTGASALARTLGVSPLVIGLTVVGFGTSAPEMLVSAVAAWQGSPGIAVGNALGSNITNVGLVLGLTALVTPLAVRSETLRREFPILLAIMLVVLLLLLDGEMARWNGLVLLAGMGWVAYWMVSLGLREAADPMAGEYEQELPPPMPLARALLWLALGLALLLVSSRMLVWGAVGIAEALGVSDLVIGLTVVAIGTSLPELAASLVGALKGEHDIAIGNVLGSNMFNLLAVLGIAGALAPHTLDPQVLTRDFAVMAGFTLALFAMAFGFRRQGRINRLEGALLFAAYGVYVGVLYQS; encoded by the coding sequence ATGCTGGCGTACATCGCCGCGATCGGGGTCGGTTTCGCACTGCTGCTGTGGGGCGCGGACCGCTTCGTCACCGGGGCTTCGGCACTGGCGCGCACGCTCGGGGTCTCGCCGCTGGTGATCGGGCTGACCGTGGTCGGCTTCGGCACCTCCGCGCCGGAGATGCTGGTCTCCGCCGTCGCGGCCTGGCAGGGCAGCCCGGGCATCGCGGTGGGGAACGCGCTGGGCTCCAACATCACCAACGTGGGACTGGTGCTCGGCCTGACCGCACTGGTAACCCCCTTGGCCGTACGCTCGGAGACCCTGCGCCGCGAATTCCCCATCTTGCTGGCGATCATGCTGGTGGTGCTGCTGTTGCTGCTGGACGGCGAGATGGCGCGCTGGAACGGCCTCGTGCTGCTGGCCGGCATGGGGTGGGTGGCCTATTGGATGGTGAGCCTGGGCCTGCGCGAGGCGGCCGACCCCATGGCCGGCGAGTACGAACAGGAGCTGCCGCCGCCGATGCCGCTGGCGCGCGCCCTGCTATGGCTGGCGCTCGGTCTCGCGCTGCTGCTGGTCAGCTCACGCATGCTGGTGTGGGGCGCGGTGGGAATCGCCGAGGCGCTGGGGGTCAGCGATCTGGTGATCGGCCTGACGGTGGTGGCGATCGGCACCAGTCTCCCGGAGCTGGCCGCTTCGCTGGTGGGCGCGCTCAAGGGCGAACATGACATCGCCATCGGTAACGTGCTCGGTTCCAATATGTTCAACCTGCTGGCCGTGCTCGGGATCGCGGGCGCCCTTGCGCCGCACACCCTCGACCCCCAAGTCCTGACCAGGGATTTCGCCGTCATGGCCGGCTTCACGCTGGCGCTGTTCGCGATGGCCTTCGGCTTCCGTCGTCAGGGGCGCATCAACCGCCTGGAAGGCGCGCTGCTGTTTGCGGCCTACGGGGTCTACGTCGGCGTGCTGTACCAGAGTTGA
- a CDS encoding heavy-metal-associated domain-containing protein: protein MQTEEFSVQNIKCGGCVATVTEGLREVPGVQEVKATVEGAVRVQGEQLDRAALAARLRELGYPER, encoded by the coding sequence ATGCAAACCGAAGAGTTCAGCGTCCAGAACATCAAGTGCGGCGGCTGTGTGGCGACCGTCACCGAAGGTCTGCGCGAGGTGCCGGGCGTGCAGGAGGTCAAGGCGACCGTCGAGGGCGCCGTGCGGGTGCAGGGCGAGCAGCTGGACCGGGCGGCACTGGCTGCGCGGCTGCGCGAGCTCGGCTACCCCGAACGCTAG
- a CDS encoding KpsF/GutQ family sugar-phosphate isomerase, which produces MSMNEPDFRALALAVIDTEAATVSALAGRIDGNFSEACRLMLACEGRIVVLGMGKSGHIGGKIAATLASTGSPAFFVHPGEASHGDLGMITAKDVVLALSNSGETEEILLIVPLIKRLGVPLVAMTGNPRSRLARQASVHLDISVEREACPLGLAPTSSTTATLVMGDALAVSLLQARGFTADDFARSHPGGRLGRRLLLHVSEIMHTGDQVPRIAAEESVSAALLEMTRKGLGMTTVVDAQGALSGIFTDGDLRRLLDHGSVDLRALPISEVMTRGCRTIGPDRLAAEALRIMEQQRVNALPVVDDTGALVGALNMHDLLRAGVV; this is translated from the coding sequence ATGAGCATGAACGAACCCGATTTTCGCGCGCTCGCCCTTGCCGTCATCGACACCGAGGCCGCCACCGTGTCGGCCCTGGCGGGGCGCATCGACGGCAACTTCAGCGAGGCCTGCCGCCTCATGCTGGCCTGCGAGGGCCGGATCGTGGTGCTGGGCATGGGCAAGTCCGGCCACATCGGCGGCAAGATCGCCGCCACCCTCGCCAGCACCGGCAGTCCCGCCTTTTTCGTGCATCCCGGCGAAGCGAGTCACGGCGACCTCGGCATGATCACCGCCAAGGACGTGGTGCTCGCCCTGTCCAATTCGGGTGAAACCGAGGAAATCCTGCTCATCGTCCCGCTCATCAAGCGCCTGGGCGTGCCGCTGGTGGCCATGACCGGCAATCCGCGTTCGCGCCTGGCCCGCCAAGCCAGCGTGCACCTGGACATCAGCGTGGAGCGCGAGGCCTGTCCGCTCGGCCTCGCGCCGACCTCCAGCACCACCGCCACGTTGGTGATGGGCGACGCCCTCGCCGTTTCGCTGCTGCAGGCGCGCGGCTTCACCGCCGACGACTTCGCCCGCTCGCATCCGGGCGGGCGCCTCGGCCGGCGCCTGCTGCTGCACGTCAGCGAGATCATGCACACCGGCGATCAGGTGCCGCGCATCGCGGCGGAGGAGAGCGTGAGCGCGGCCCTGCTGGAGATGACCCGCAAGGGACTCGGCATGACCACGGTGGTCGACGCGCAGGGCGCGCTGAGCGGCATCTTCACCGACGGCGACCTGCGCCGCCTGCTCGACCACGGCTCGGTCGACCTGCGTGCGCTGCCCATCAGCGAGGTGATGACCCGCGGCTGCCGCACCATCGGTCCGGACCGGCTGGCGGCCGAGGCGCTGCGCATCATGGAGCAGCAACGCGTGAACGCGCTGCCCGTGGTCGACGACACGGGCGCCCTGGTGGGCGCGCTCAACATGCACGACCTGCTGCGCGCCGGGGTCGTTTAA
- the kdsC gene encoding 3-deoxy-manno-octulosonate-8-phosphatase KdsC, producing MQDIHAKAAQIKLVVFDVDGVLTDGSLFLGDDGQEYKAFYSRDGHGMKLLQASGVEIGIITGRSSNVVKLRMEGLGVRHVYQGRLDKLPAFEHLLAATGYTADAVAYVGDDVMDIPVLRHAGLAVAVQDAHPEVKNHAHWITPSPGGRGAARDVCELLMQAQGTWEAQLGQYL from the coding sequence ATGCAGGACATCCACGCCAAGGCGGCGCAGATCAAGCTCGTGGTCTTCGACGTCGACGGCGTCCTCACCGACGGCAGTCTGTTTCTGGGCGACGACGGCCAGGAGTACAAGGCCTTCTACTCGCGCGACGGCCACGGCATGAAGCTGCTGCAGGCCAGCGGGGTGGAGATCGGCATCATCACCGGACGCAGCTCCAACGTGGTCAAGCTGCGCATGGAGGGCCTCGGTGTGCGCCACGTCTACCAGGGGCGCCTGGACAAGCTGCCCGCCTTCGAGCACCTGCTGGCGGCGACCGGTTACACCGCGGACGCGGTGGCCTACGTGGGCGACGACGTAATGGACATTCCGGTGCTGCGCCATGCGGGTTTGGCCGTGGCCGTGCAGGACGCCCATCCCGAGGTGAAGAACCACGCGCACTGGATCACGCCTTCCCCCGGCGGGCGCGGCGCGGCGCGCGATGTGTGCGAGCTGCTCATGCAGGCGCAGGGGACCTGGGAGGCGCAGCTCGGTCAGTACCTGTGA
- the lptC gene encoding LPS export ABC transporter periplasmic protein LptC, with protein sequence MSRRLLLLGVVAAGALLTGLWLWFDQRGPAPTGPRDGPEGPAYTVENFSAVSLDASGRADYRLEAEHMAHYRAQNALDLTQPSVLVYREHGAPWHLRAERGWVLEDEDRVYLHGRVTLHRAAFDQEPAVDLETHEVVLQPRARLAATDEALDMRRGEERVQAVGMRADLESGRLELLHEVRGVYHAAP encoded by the coding sequence GTGAGCCGTCGCCTCCTACTGCTCGGGGTGGTCGCCGCCGGCGCACTGCTGACCGGGCTGTGGCTGTGGTTCGACCAGCGGGGGCCCGCGCCGACGGGACCGCGGGACGGGCCCGAGGGGCCGGCCTACACGGTGGAGAATTTTTCGGCGGTAAGCCTCGACGCCAGCGGGCGCGCGGACTACCGCCTGGAGGCGGAGCACATGGCACATTATCGCGCGCAGAACGCCCTGGACCTCACCCAGCCTTCGGTACTGGTGTATCGGGAGCACGGGGCGCCGTGGCACCTGCGTGCCGAACGCGGTTGGGTGCTGGAGGACGAGGATCGGGTCTATCTGCACGGGCGGGTGACCCTGCACCGCGCGGCCTTCGACCAGGAACCGGCGGTGGACCTGGAGACGCACGAGGTGGTGCTGCAGCCCAGGGCTCGCCTGGCCGCTACGGACGAGGCGCTGGACATGCGCCGTGGTGAGGAGCGCGTGCAGGCGGTGGGCATGCGCGCCGACCTCGAGTCCGGACGGCTGGAGCTGTTGCACGAGGTTCGGGGGGTTTACCATGCCGCACCCTAG
- the lptA gene encoding lipopolysaccharide transport periplasmic protein LptA yields MPHPSRPTLGVLGLALALGVAPALAQSPARDAPIHLQADQVTLDERAGVSTYQGNVVLTQATLRIEADEVRVESEGREVIRMVARGAPARFQENPPDQPALHAEAASVEYRAREGVVVLLGDAQLRQGEDTVTGHRIEYDSQDAVVRASGEGREPVRAVLHPRQAGDADQ; encoded by the coding sequence ATGCCGCACCCTAGCCGCCCGACACTCGGGGTCCTCGGCCTCGCCCTAGCATTGGGCGTCGCGCCGGCCCTCGCGCAATCACCGGCGCGTGACGCCCCGATCCACCTGCAGGCGGACCAGGTCACGCTGGACGAGCGCGCCGGCGTGAGTACCTACCAGGGCAACGTGGTCCTCACGCAGGCCACCCTGCGCATCGAGGCGGACGAGGTGCGCGTGGAGAGCGAGGGGCGCGAGGTGATCCGCATGGTCGCCCGCGGAGCACCGGCGCGTTTTCAGGAGAATCCGCCCGACCAACCGGCGCTGCATGCCGAGGCGGCGAGCGTGGAGTACCGGGCGCGCGAAGGCGTGGTGGTGCTGCTCGGGGACGCGCAGCTACGCCAGGGCGAGGACACGGTCACCGGTCACCGCATCGAGTACGACAGCCAGGACGCCGTGGTGCGCGCCAGCGGCGAGGGTCGCGAGCCCGTGCGTGCCGTGCTGCATCCCCGTCAGGCGGGCGACGCCGACCAATGA
- the lptB gene encoding LPS export ABC transporter ATP-binding protein, giving the protein MSRSPVRLTAQGLAKRYQGRDVVRDVSVHVSEGEIVGLLGPNGAGKTTSFYMIVGLIPADRGSITLDGQDITDAPMHKRAQLGVGYLPQEASVFRKLSVAQNVQAILETRRDVPPERRAQMLEALLEELHIGHIRDSRGMSLSGGERRRVEIARALAMEPRFILLDEPFAGVDPLSVLDIQGIIRHLRERGIGILITDHNVRETLRICERGYIMSEGRVIATGTPEDLLNDQQVRKVYLGEEFRL; this is encoded by the coding sequence ATGAGCCGTTCGCCGGTCCGCCTCACCGCGCAAGGCCTGGCCAAGCGCTATCAGGGACGCGATGTGGTGCGGGACGTCTCGGTGCACGTCAGCGAGGGCGAGATCGTCGGCCTGCTCGGTCCCAACGGGGCCGGCAAGACGACCTCGTTCTACATGATCGTGGGACTCATCCCGGCCGATCGCGGCTCCATCACCCTCGATGGGCAGGACATCACCGACGCGCCCATGCACAAGCGCGCGCAGCTCGGCGTAGGCTATCTTCCACAGGAAGCCTCGGTGTTCCGCAAGCTCAGCGTGGCGCAGAACGTCCAAGCTATTCTTGAGACGCGGCGCGACGTCCCACCCGAGCGGCGTGCCCAAATGCTGGAGGCGCTGCTCGAGGAGTTACACATCGGCCATATCCGCGACAGCCGCGGCATGAGCCTGTCGGGCGGCGAGCGGCGGCGCGTGGAGATCGCGCGGGCGCTCGCGATGGAGCCGCGTTTCATACTGCTGGACGAGCCGTTCGCGGGGGTGGACCCCCTTTCGGTCCTGGATATTCAAGGTATCATTCGCCACCTGCGCGAGCGCGGCATCGGGATCCTGATCACCGACCATAATGTGCGAGAAACCTTACGCATTTGCGAGCGCGGGTACATCATGAGCGAAGGACGCGTCATCGCCACCGGCACGCCGGAGGATTTACTGAACGATCAACAGGTAAGAAAGGTCTACCTAGGCGAGGAGTTTCGCCTGTGA
- a CDS encoding RNA polymerase factor sigma-54 codes for MRQSLQLKLGQQLTMTPQLQQAIRLLQLATVDLQLEVQQALESNLMLELDEGAEEGGEREASQEELNGTASSTADRELDLDHVAQLPEELPVDSAWDDIYEPAVSSGPPPDDDNGDLAARRGTSESLRDHLLWQLGFTPFSETDQVIASTLIDSIDEDGYLGAQLEDIHQGLVDDGLEIELDEVVAVLHQIQNFDPAGVGARDLRESLLIQLRQGEGEAPETVRAQALHLLEHHFQLLAGRDYNQLMRRMKLDEEALQRVLGLIRTLNPRPGGQVASEETDYIIPDVIVTRDRDAWRVELNAEAAPRVRINSYYAGMAREASGQDASYLKTQLQEARWFIKSLQSRNETLLKVATCIVERQRAFLQHGEEAMQALVLADVAQEVGMHESTISRVTTKKYMRTPRGVFELKYFFSSHVSTASGGECSATAIRALIKKLVAAENPRKPLSDSQIAKILAEQGINVARRTVAKYREGMAIAPSNERKRLA; via the coding sequence ATGAGACAGTCCCTACAACTTAAGCTCGGTCAACAGCTCACCATGACTCCCCAGCTGCAGCAGGCCATCCGCCTGCTGCAACTGGCGACCGTGGACCTGCAGCTCGAGGTGCAGCAGGCGCTGGAGTCCAACCTGATGCTGGAGCTCGACGAGGGGGCCGAAGAAGGCGGCGAGCGCGAAGCGTCGCAGGAGGAGCTGAACGGCACGGCCTCCTCCACCGCAGACAGGGAACTGGACCTCGATCACGTGGCGCAATTGCCCGAAGAGCTGCCGGTGGACAGCGCCTGGGACGACATCTACGAGCCGGCAGTGAGCAGCGGCCCGCCACCCGACGACGATAACGGCGACCTGGCCGCGCGCCGCGGCACGAGCGAAAGCCTGCGCGACCACTTGCTCTGGCAGCTGGGGTTCACGCCGTTCAGCGAGACCGACCAGGTGATCGCCAGCACGCTGATCGACAGCATCGACGAAGACGGGTACTTGGGCGCCCAGCTCGAGGATATCCACCAGGGGCTGGTGGACGACGGACTCGAGATCGAGTTGGACGAGGTCGTGGCGGTCCTGCACCAGATCCAGAACTTCGACCCCGCCGGCGTCGGCGCGCGCGACCTGCGCGAGAGCCTGCTCATTCAGCTGCGCCAGGGCGAGGGCGAGGCCCCCGAGACGGTGCGCGCGCAGGCGCTGCATCTGCTCGAGCACCACTTCCAGCTGCTCGCCGGGCGCGACTACAACCAGCTCATGCGGCGCATGAAGCTCGACGAGGAGGCGCTGCAGCGGGTACTCGGCCTGATCCGCACCCTCAACCCGCGTCCGGGCGGACAGGTCGCCAGCGAGGAAACGGACTACATCATCCCCGACGTCATCGTGACGCGCGACCGCGACGCCTGGCGCGTCGAGCTCAACGCCGAGGCCGCGCCGCGTGTGCGCATCAACAGCTACTACGCCGGCATGGCGCGCGAGGCCAGCGGCCAGGACGCAAGCTACCTCAAGACCCAGCTGCAGGAGGCGCGCTGGTTCATCAAGAGCCTGCAGAGCCGCAACGAGACCCTGCTCAAGGTCGCCACCTGCATCGTGGAGCGCCAGCGCGCCTTCCTGCAGCATGGCGAGGAGGCGATGCAAGCGCTGGTGCTGGCCGATGTGGCGCAGGAGGTCGGCATGCACGAGTCCACCATCTCGCGGGTGACCACCAAGAAATACATGCGCACCCCCCGCGGCGTGTTCGAGTTGAAGTACTTCTTCTCCAGCCACGTCAGCACCGCGTCCGGCGGCGAGTGCTCCGCCACCGCGATTCGCGCCCTGATCAAGAAGCTGGTGGCCGCCGAGAACCCGCGTAAGCCGCTGAGCGACAGCCAGATCGCCAAGATCCTCGCCGAGCAGGGCATCAACGTGGCGCGACGCACGGTGGCCAAGTACCGGGAAGGCATGGCCATCGCCCCATCCAACGAGCGCAAACGCCTCGCCTGA
- the raiA gene encoding ribosome-associated translation inhibitor RaiA, with protein MHIDITGQHVDITEPLRAYVASKLERLERHFDHVINVHVVLSVEKLRHAAEATVNVDGNTLHANDEQEDMYAAIDGLADKLDRQIKKHKEKVTDHRRSESLKTAPREEE; from the coding sequence ATGCATATCGACATCACCGGCCAGCACGTGGACATCACCGAGCCGCTGCGCGCCTATGTCGCGTCCAAGCTGGAGCGGCTGGAGCGTCACTTCGACCACGTGATCAACGTGCACGTGGTGCTGAGCGTGGAGAAGCTGCGCCACGCGGCCGAGGCGACCGTCAACGTAGACGGCAATACGCTGCATGCCAACGACGAGCAGGAGGATATGTACGCCGCCATCGACGGCTTGGCCGACAAGCTGGACCGGCAGATCAAGAAGCACAAGGAGAAGGTGACCGACCACCGACGCTCCGAGAGCCTCAAGACGGCGCCGCGCGAAGAAGAGTAG
- the ptsN gene encoding PTS IIA-like nitrogen regulatory protein PtsN, whose amino-acid sequence MRVGDLITIERVAANAEDVTSKKKALERLSELLAQGEDDISRTEVFDSLIARERLGGTGLGHGVALPHGRVKNNRKTRGAFIQLIEGVDFDAIDQQPVDLLFALLVPEESTEEHLRVLAQLAEMFSSREFRERLREARTSEALYRLLAEWQEPSH is encoded by the coding sequence ATGCGAGTAGGCGATCTGATCACCATCGAGCGCGTCGCAGCCAACGCTGAGGACGTCACGAGCAAGAAGAAGGCGCTCGAGCGACTCAGCGAGCTGCTCGCGCAGGGTGAGGACGACATCAGCCGCACCGAGGTGTTCGACAGCCTGATCGCCCGTGAACGCCTCGGCGGCACCGGCCTCGGCCACGGCGTTGCCCTGCCGCACGGACGGGTGAAGAATAACCGCAAGACCCGCGGTGCCTTCATTCAGCTGATCGAGGGCGTCGACTTCGACGCCATCGATCAGCAGCCGGTGGATCTGCTGTTCGCGCTGCTGGTGCCCGAGGAATCCACCGAGGAGCACCTGCGGGTGCTCGCGCAGCTCGCCGAGATGTTCTCCAGCCGCGAGTTCCGCGAGCGCCTGCGCGAGGCGCGCACCAGCGAGGCGCTGTACCGCTTGTTGGCCGAGTGGCAGGAGCCGTCACATTGA
- the hprK gene encoding HPr(Ser) kinase/phosphatase, giving the protein MSTLTVRALFEAHRQRLRLTWEAGQAGGDLAVAGPAERGAPPDSLVGHLTLIRPNRIQVLGSSELRYLDGLGKNSYDDALTRLFGERPAAIIVCDGRRVNEDIIARAEAAEVPVLRSGVQSLKLISYLQHYLITALAEKTTLHGVFMSVSGIGVLITGSSGVGKSELALELLSRGHQLVADDAPELARISPDTLCGTCPELLRGFLEVRGLGILDVRAIFGDNAVKQSKNLRLIINLERHAQDVPVHLDRLRGTQRNRTLLEVDVPEILLPVTPGSNLAVLAETAVRDHILRFHGHDATEEFIARQRRLMQRDNPA; this is encoded by the coding sequence ATGAGCACCCTCACGGTACGCGCCTTGTTCGAGGCGCATCGCCAGCGGCTACGCCTGACCTGGGAGGCCGGCCAGGCCGGCGGCGACCTGGCGGTGGCCGGACCGGCCGAACGCGGCGCGCCGCCCGATTCGCTGGTCGGACACCTCACCCTCATTCGCCCCAACCGCATCCAGGTCCTCGGCAGTTCGGAACTGCGCTACCTCGACGGGCTGGGCAAGAACTCCTACGATGATGCACTCACCCGCCTGTTTGGCGAACGTCCGGCGGCCATCATCGTGTGTGACGGGCGCCGCGTGAATGAGGACATCATTGCGCGCGCGGAGGCGGCCGAAGTGCCGGTGTTGCGCTCGGGCGTGCAGAGTCTCAAGCTGATCAGCTACCTGCAGCACTACTTGATCACCGCCCTGGCCGAGAAGACCACCTTGCACGGGGTCTTCATGTCCGTGAGCGGCATCGGCGTGCTGATCACCGGCTCCAGCGGCGTGGGCAAGAGCGAGCTGGCGCTGGAGTTGCTCAGCCGCGGGCATCAACTGGTGGCGGACGACGCCCCCGAACTGGCGCGCATCTCGCCGGACACGCTGTGCGGCACCTGTCCCGAGTTGTTGCGCGGCTTCCTGGAGGTCCGCGGCCTGGGCATCCTGGACGTGCGCGCCATCTTCGGCGACAACGCCGTGAAGCAGAGCAAAAACCTTCGTCTCATCATAAACTTGGAGAGGCACGCGCAGGACGTTCCGGTGCATTTGGACCGTCTGCGCGGCACACAGCGCAACCGCACGCTGCTGGAGGTGGACGTGCCCGAGATCCTGTTGCCGGTCACCCCCGGCAGCAATCTGGCGGTGCTGGCCGAGACCGCCGTGCGCGACCACATTCTGCGGTTCCACGGCCATGACGCCACCGAGGAGTTCATCGCACGCCAGCGGCGCCTGATGCAGCGGGACAACCCGGCATGA
- the rapZ gene encoding RNase adapter RapZ gives MKLYIVSGLSGAGKSVALHVLEDLNVYCIDNLPVGLLPAFAQQITGGLLQAHQRAAVGIDARALPEDLRHFPAMLEQLEAQGLEIEIFFLEADEPTLLKRFSETRRKHPLTNERIPLAEAIRDERRVLEPISSRADLRLDTSRTTVHQLRDLIRERVTDEDGTMSLLFQSFGYKHGIPADVDFVFDVRCIPNPHWEPQLRSLTGLAPEVVEFLERDPRVTRMYEDLRGFLERWIPQFEDDNRSYMTVAVGCTGGQHRSVYLIERLARHFRTTRKRVLTRHRELS, from the coding sequence ATGAAGCTATACATCGTCAGCGGGCTCTCGGGAGCCGGCAAGAGCGTGGCCCTGCACGTGCTCGAGGACCTCAACGTCTATTGCATCGACAACCTGCCGGTGGGGCTGCTGCCCGCCTTCGCCCAGCAGATCACAGGCGGCCTGCTGCAGGCGCACCAGCGCGCGGCGGTGGGCATCGACGCCCGCGCACTGCCCGAGGACCTGCGCCATTTCCCGGCGATGCTCGAGCAACTCGAGGCCCAGGGACTGGAGATCGAAATCTTCTTCCTGGAGGCGGACGAGCCCACCCTGCTCAAGCGATTTTCCGAGACACGGCGCAAGCACCCACTCACCAACGAGCGCATACCGCTGGCCGAGGCCATCCGCGACGAGCGGCGTGTGCTGGAGCCCATCTCCTCACGCGCCGACCTGCGCCTGGATACCAGCCGCACCACCGTACACCAGTTGCGCGACCTGATCCGCGAGCGGGTGACCGACGAGGACGGCACGATGTCGCTGCTGTTTCAGTCGTTCGGCTACAAGCACGGCATCCCGGCCGACGTCGACTTCGTGTTCGACGTGCGCTGCATACCCAACCCGCACTGGGAGCCGCAGCTGCGCTCCCTCACGGGATTGGCGCCGGAGGTCGTGGAGTTTCTCGAGCGCGACCCGCGCGTGACCCGCATGTACGAGGACTTACGCGGCTTCCTGGAGCGGTGGATCCCCCAGTTCGAGGACGACAACCGCAGTTACATGACGGTTGCCGTCGGCTGCACCGGCGGGCAGCACCGTTCCGTCTATCTCATCGAGCGCCTCGCGCGGCACTTTCGCACCACGCGCAAGCGCGTCCTCACCCGTCATCGAGAGTTGTCATGA
- a CDS encoding PTS sugar transporter subunit IIA codes for MSVGILVITHSQIGQAIMDTACSMLTQCPLDVEILPIPQDSDPERQAARAHDLVHKLNRGDGVLVLTDMYGSTPSNIASRLLDPEGRVQVVAGVNLPMFIRVMNYPHLNLEELTAKALSGGHDGIMACRPSVEG; via the coding sequence ATGAGTGTCGGCATCCTGGTCATCACCCACAGCCAGATCGGACAGGCGATCATGGACACGGCCTGTTCCATGCTCACCCAGTGCCCGCTGGACGTAGAGATCCTGCCCATTCCACAGGACAGCGATCCCGAGCGGCAGGCAGCGCGCGCGCACGACTTGGTGCACAAGCTCAACCGCGGCGACGGTGTTCTGGTGCTGACCGACATGTACGGTTCCACGCCGAGCAACATCGCCAGCCGCCTGCTGGATCCGGAGGGCCGGGTGCAGGTGGTGGCGGGCGTCAACTTACCGATGTTCATCCGGGTGATGAACTACCCCCACCTGAACCTGGAAGAACTCACCGCCAAGGCGCTGTCCGGGGGCCACGACGGCATCATGGCATGCCGCCCCAGCGTGGAGGGCTGA
- a CDS encoding HPr family phosphocarrier protein gives MVRRRVEVVNKLGLHARAAAKFVTLASRFQSEVQLGRGDKVVNGKSIMGVMMLAAGRGTELELIISGTDERQAAQELEALISDRFGEQE, from the coding sequence GTGGTGCGGCGTCGGGTCGAGGTCGTCAACAAGCTGGGGCTGCACGCACGCGCAGCCGCGAAGTTCGTCACGCTGGCGTCCCGCTTTCAGTCGGAGGTTCAACTCGGCCGCGGGGACAAGGTCGTCAACGGCAAGAGCATCATGGGGGTGATGATGCTGGCCGCGGGACGGGGCACGGAGTTGGAGCTGATCATTTCAGGGACCGATGAACGGCAAGCCGCACAGGAACTCGAGGCGCTCATCAGCGACCGCTTCGGCGAACAGGAGTAG